The Magnetospirillum sp. genome includes a region encoding these proteins:
- a CDS encoding adenylate/guanylate cyclase domain-containing protein gives MKISSHRVRLASGLVLFVYVAFHLTNHVLMNVSLAAAEAYASAMFAVVALPPVRVLLYCSLAAHFALALWAVYRRRDLATLSRGEIVQLVAGMLVVPMLTGHVVPVRFGVLLFGTLPAHTSVTVATTQFDMTGGLLLLAGMLLVWLHGCAGVHYWLRLKPFYARWQPVLLAAAVALGVLALAGYLAGSREAAALFADPEWRAGFAGRHRFPDAAGAATLDRIQTGVLAFWALAIAAVFAARRVRAWHAHRGGRAIVAYPGDATVAVALGTTLLEASRQGRIAHASVCGGRGRCSTCRVRVERGAENLSPAAADELAVLARVAAPPGVRLACQAHAIGDVAIVPLLPASIGAAALVQRRERESAGAEKTIAVMFADLRGFTTLSESKLPFDVVFLLNRYFAEMGAAIEASGGRIDKFVGDGIVALFGVESGPEQGTREALAGARAMIERLAALNAALAHDLDAPLRIGIGIHTGQAIVGEMGYSQARQFTAIGDTVNTASRLEALTKKYAADLLVSSDAASASGLDFSAFPEDTTDIRGRQGVLAVRIVKDATKLA, from the coding sequence GTGAAGATTTCCTCGCACCGCGTGCGGCTGGCTTCCGGCCTCGTGCTGTTCGTCTATGTGGCATTCCATTTGACGAACCACGTGCTGATGAACGTGTCGCTCGCGGCCGCCGAGGCCTATGCGTCCGCGATGTTCGCGGTCGTCGCACTGCCGCCGGTGCGGGTGCTTCTTTATTGTTCGCTTGCCGCGCATTTCGCGCTTGCGCTGTGGGCCGTCTACCGGCGGCGCGATTTGGCCACGCTGTCGCGCGGCGAAATCGTGCAACTCGTCGCGGGTATGTTGGTGGTGCCGATGCTCACGGGCCACGTGGTGCCGGTGCGTTTCGGCGTACTGCTGTTCGGCACGTTGCCGGCGCATACGAGTGTCACCGTCGCAACGACGCAGTTCGACATGACCGGCGGGCTTCTGCTGCTCGCAGGCATGCTGTTGGTTTGGCTGCATGGCTGTGCGGGCGTACATTACTGGCTGCGCTTGAAACCGTTTTACGCGCGCTGGCAGCCGGTTCTGCTGGCGGCGGCCGTTGCTCTCGGCGTTCTCGCGTTGGCGGGTTATCTCGCCGGCAGCCGCGAGGCGGCCGCTTTGTTTGCCGATCCTGAATGGCGTGCCGGCTTTGCCGGGCGCCATCGCTTCCCGGATGCGGCCGGCGCGGCAACGCTCGACCGCATCCAGACCGGCGTGTTGGCATTCTGGGCGCTGGCGATCGCCGCCGTGTTCGCGGCACGCCGCGTGCGCGCATGGCATGCCCATCGCGGCGGGCGCGCGATCGTGGCATATCCGGGCGACGCGACGGTCGCAGTCGCCCTTGGCACCACGCTGCTCGAGGCAAGTCGCCAGGGCCGTATTGCGCATGCGTCCGTGTGCGGCGGGCGCGGGCGCTGCTCGACCTGCCGCGTGCGGGTCGAGCGCGGGGCCGAAAATCTGTCGCCGGCGGCGGCCGACGAATTGGCCGTGCTGGCGCGCGTCGCGGCCCCGCCCGGCGTGCGCCTGGCCTGCCAAGCGCACGCCATCGGCGACGTCGCGATCGTGCCGCTGCTGCCGGCCTCGATCGGCGCGGCGGCCCTCGTCCAGCGCCGCGAGCGCGAAAGTGCAGGGGCCGAAAAAACCATCGCCGTGATGTTCGCCGATCTGCGCGGCTTCACGACCTTGTCGGAAAGCAAATTGCCGTTCGACGTCGTGTTCCTCCTCAATCGCTATTTCGCCGAAATGGGCGCAGCGATCGAAGCTTCGGGCGGGCGCATCGACAAGTTCGTCGGCGACGGCATTGTTGCTTTGTTCGGCGTCGAAAGCGGGCCCGAGCAAGGCACGCGCGAAGCGCTTGCGGGTGCCCGCGCCATGATCGAGCGCCTCGCCGCTCTCAATGCCGCCCTTGCGCACGATCTCGACGCGCCCTTGCGCATTGGCATCGGCATCCATACGGGCCAAGCCATCGTCGGCGAGATGGGCTACAGCCAGGCGCGCCAATTCACCGCCATCGGCGACACGGTCAATACGGCGAGCCGCCTCGAAGCGCTTACCAAAAAATACGCCGCCGACCTGCTGGTCTCGAGCGATGCCGCAAGCGCCAGCGGCCTCGATTTTTCCGCCTTCCCCGAAGACACGACCGACATTCGCGGTCGCCAGGGCGTGCTCGCCGTGCGCATCGTCAAGGACGCGACTAAGCTCGCGTAG
- a CDS encoding lysophospholipid acyltransferase family protein, translating into MIQVRSFLFNIWFFGATALLLIASLPCHFMDRRGVHFIARIWTKTIVWGLKHICRLEHRLVGRVDLLEGPALVACKHQSAWDTLIFYALCSDPTYVMKKELLSIPLYGWHAQKQKMIPVDRKGGGAALKRMLAMAQEAIAEGRQIVIFPQGTRTPVRSDAKDWPYHPGVMALYNKLDLPCVPVALNSGLFWGRRTFAKKPGLITVEVLDAIPAGLKRAEFMHELETRIETATRRLEEGHALADDAK; encoded by the coding sequence ATGATTCAGGTGCGCTCGTTTCTGTTCAACATTTGGTTTTTCGGCGCCACGGCGCTGCTGCTGATCGCTTCGCTGCCGTGCCATTTCATGGACAGGCGCGGCGTGCATTTCATCGCGCGCATCTGGACCAAGACCATCGTGTGGGGTCTGAAACATATCTGCAGGCTCGAACACCGCCTGGTCGGTCGCGTCGATCTGCTCGAAGGCCCGGCACTGGTCGCGTGCAAGCACCAATCGGCGTGGGACACGCTGATTTTCTACGCGCTGTGCAGCGATCCCACCTATGTGATGAAAAAAGAGCTGCTGTCGATCCCGCTCTACGGATGGCATGCGCAAAAGCAGAAAATGATCCCGGTCGACCGCAAAGGCGGCGGGGCGGCTTTGAAACGCATGCTGGCGATGGCGCAGGAAGCGATCGCCGAGGGCCGCCAGATCGTGATTTTTCCGCAAGGGACGCGCACGCCGGTGCGCAGCGACGCCAAGGACTGGCCCTACCATCCCGGCGTCATGGCGCTTTACAACAAGCTCGATCTGCCGTGCGTGCCGGTCGCCCTAAACTCGGGCCTGTTCTGGGGTAGGCGCACCTTCGCCAAAAAGCCCGGCCTCATCACGGTCGAAGTGCTCGACGCGATTCCGGCCGGTCTCAAGCGCGCCGAATTCATGCACGAGCTCGAAACGCGCATCGAAACGGCGACGCGGCGCCTTGAAGAGGGGCACGCTTTGGCCGACGACGCGAAGTGA
- a CDS encoding YdcF family protein: MAALLRLGAAAAVLGLLYLGGLVWFAATIPREGPVDARATDAIVVLTGGQLRLREGLRLMAEGKAKKLLVSGVNRNVELQELLRVARQGPGALECCVELGYDADSTQGNAREAAAFVAREKIASLRLVTANYHLRRATLEFRRAMPDIDLVAQPVYPENFHIDEWWRWPGTYALLQAEYHKYLGALLRPYLAFADANL, encoded by the coding sequence ATGGCGGCACTCCTGCGTTTGGGTGCGGCGGCGGCGGTGCTCGGCTTACTCTATCTAGGTGGGCTCGTGTGGTTTGCCGCGACGATCCCGCGCGAGGGTCCGGTCGACGCGCGCGCGACCGACGCGATCGTGGTGCTGACCGGCGGCCAGCTGCGCTTGCGCGAAGGGTTGCGGCTGATGGCTGAGGGCAAGGCCAAGAAGCTGCTGGTCTCGGGCGTGAACCGTAATGTTGAGCTGCAGGAGCTGCTGCGCGTGGCGCGGCAAGGGCCGGGGGCGCTCGAATGCTGCGTCGAACTCGGCTACGACGCGGACTCGACCCAAGGCAATGCGCGCGAAGCCGCTGCGTTCGTCGCGCGCGAGAAGATCGCCTCGCTGCGACTCGTCACGGCCAACTACCACCTGCGGCGCGCAACGCTCGAATTCCGCCGCGCGATGCCGGACATTGATCTCGTCGCCCAGCCCGTCTATCCCGAGAATTTCCACATCGACGAATGGTGGCGTTGGCCCGGCACTTATGCGCTGCTGCAGGCCGAGTACCACAAATATCTCGGCGCGCTCCTGCGCCCCTATCTTGCTTTTGCGGATGCCAATCTATGA
- the gmhB gene encoding D-glycero-beta-D-manno-heptose 1,7-bisphosphate 7-phosphatase — translation MARLVLLDRDGVLNVDRADYVKHPGELVLLPGAAAAVARLNRAGYAVAVCTNQSPIGRGIFDEAMLARIHEALREGLAREGAKLDAIFHCPDAPGPHSTRRKPSPGMLIEALAMFAADAPATPFVGDSLRDLQAAAAIDCPRHLVRTGHGAKTLAAGLPDVVLPVAVHEDLGAAVAALLG, via the coding sequence ATGGCCCGACTCGTCCTCCTCGACCGCGACGGCGTTTTGAACGTCGATCGTGCCGACTATGTGAAGCACCCGGGCGAACTTGTGCTGCTGCCCGGCGCTGCTGCGGCCGTGGCGCGCCTCAATCGGGCGGGCTATGCCGTGGCCGTGTGCACGAACCAGTCGCCGATCGGGCGCGGTATTTTCGACGAAGCAATGCTTGCGCGCATCCACGAGGCCTTGCGCGAGGGGCTTGCGCGCGAGGGTGCGAAACTCGATGCGATCTTCCATTGCCCCGACGCCCCCGGCCCGCATTCGACGCGCCGCAAGCCCTCCCCCGGGATGCTGATCGAAGCGCTTGCGATGTTCGCGGCCGATGCGCCTGCGACGCCCTTCGTCGGCGACAGTCTGCGCGATCTGCAGGCGGCTGCTGCGATCGACTGCCCGCGCCACCTCGTGCGCACCGGCCACGGTGCCAAGACCTTGGCGGCAGGCCTGCCCGATGTCGTGCTTCCCGTTGCCGTCCACGAAGATCTCGGCGCGGCAGTTGCCGCGCTGTTGGGCTGA
- the ftsE gene encoding cell division ATP-binding protein FtsE, with translation MIVFQQVGLRYGLGPEVLRDVTFALQPGSFHFLTGASGAGKSSLLSLLYLARLPSRGTVHMFGRDVARMARRDLPGLRRRIGTVFQDFRLLDHLSVIDNVALPLRVQGADEGQLREHAAELLVWVGLGDHLDALPPTLSGGQKQRVAIARAVIGRPKLLIADEPTGNVDDRIALRLMRLFEELNRLGTTIVVATHNMQLVRESRHPELRLEDGALVQIAKAA, from the coding sequence ATGATCGTCTTCCAACAAGTGGGCTTGCGCTACGGCCTGGGGCCGGAAGTGCTGCGCGACGTCACCTTCGCGCTGCAGCCAGGCAGTTTCCATTTTCTGACCGGTGCTTCGGGTGCCGGCAAATCGTCGCTGCTGTCGCTGCTTTATTTGGCGCGCCTGCCAAGCCGCGGCACTGTGCATATGTTCGGGCGCGACGTGGCGCGCATGGCGCGGCGCGATCTGCCGGGCTTGCGCCGCCGCATCGGCACCGTGTTCCAGGATTTCCGACTGCTCGACCATCTGTCGGTCATCGACAATGTGGCCCTGCCGCTGCGCGTGCAGGGTGCGGACGAAGGGCAGCTGCGCGAACACGCGGCCGAATTGTTGGTCTGGGTCGGTCTGGGCGACCATCTCGACGCGTTGCCGCCGACCCTGTCGGGCGGGCAGAAGCAGCGTGTTGCCATCGCGCGCGCGGTTATCGGCCGGCCCAAACTGCTGATCGCGGACGAACCCACCGGCAACGTCGACGATCGCATCGCACTTCGTTTGATGCGGCTGTTCGAGGAGCTCAATCGCCTCGGCACCACGATCGTCGTCGCGACGCACAATATGCAATTGGTGCGCGAATCGCGCCATCCCGAGCTGCGCTTGGAAGACGGTGCGCTCGTGCAAATCGCGAAGGCGGCGTAA
- a CDS encoding zinc-ribbon domain-containing protein, which yields MILACPTCSTRFRVPDEALGNTGRTVRCGNCGHSWHQKPRQAILEVNPRFPKTAKRMRQSFGDDEQLDMPEAPGRGYTPPPPPPPAPPPPPPPPMPMPAARPLPPMEEPEDPIPAAQSFQRTMDAVRETLAAESDPMPAALKPADAMATPAPKRRSIAAAIGWLLFALTTSVLGVGIFAQTEIMARFPETRPIYQALQFAVPLPGEGLEVVAPVPTRGTLDGAPALLVTGRVRNATDLPRNVPQMRAVLRDASGTEVAGWEFAAEIARLEPGAEAMFATQLANPPAGANQLQIQFLDKY from the coding sequence ATGATTCTGGCGTGCCCGACTTGCTCTACGCGCTTTCGCGTGCCCGACGAGGCCCTCGGCAATACCGGGCGCACCGTGCGGTGTGGCAATTGCGGCCATAGTTGGCACCAAAAACCGCGCCAGGCGATCCTCGAAGTCAATCCGCGCTTCCCCAAGACCGCCAAGCGCATGCGCCAGTCTTTCGGCGACGACGAACAGCTCGACATGCCGGAAGCACCGGGACGCGGCTATACCCCGCCCCCGCCGCCCCCACCCGCGCCACCGCCCCCTCCGCCGCCACCCATGCCGATGCCGGCCGCCCGGCCGCTGCCGCCGATGGAGGAGCCCGAAGATCCCATCCCGGCCGCCCAGAGTTTCCAGCGTACGATGGACGCGGTGCGCGAAACGCTCGCCGCCGAGTCCGACCCGATGCCGGCTGCCCTCAAGCCGGCGGACGCGATGGCAACACCGGCACCAAAGCGCCGCTCGATCGCAGCCGCGATCGGCTGGCTGCTGTTTGCGCTGACCACATCGGTGCTCGGGGTCGGCATCTTCGCACAGACCGAAATCATGGCGCGCTTCCCCGAGACGCGCCCGATCTACCAAGCTTTGCAGTTTGCAGTACCCCTGCCCGGCGAAGGGCTCGAGGTCGTCGCGCCCGTGCCCACACGCGGCACGCTCGACGGCGCACCTGCGCTGCTCGTGACGGGCCGCGTTCGCAACGCAACCGATCTGCCGCGCAACGTGCCGCAAATGCGCGCGGTCTTGCGCGATGCCAGCGGCACGGAAGTCGCCGGTTGGGAATTCGCCGCCGAAATCGCGCGGCTGGAGCCGGGTGCGGAAGCGATGTTCGCAACCCAGCTTGCGAACCCGCCCGCCGGTGCGAACCAGCTTCAGATTCAGTTCTTGGACAAATACTGA
- a CDS encoding TlpA disulfide reductase family protein: MATYINSMQNAKTNRRTVLALAAGATLALGAKGSSVFAQASGFAGKMGPFKAHREPVRPPEISFQDADGRTLGLGDFRGRVVVLNYWATWCAPCVEEMPSLDRLQAQMGKAGVAVLAISVDRGGMRQVAPFFAANTLANLPVYLDPSGASMRAFAVRGLPTTIVIDPDGFERGRLEGAAAWDSPAAERLLRQYLSKN; the protein is encoded by the coding sequence ATGGCGACCTATATTAACAGCATGCAAAACGCGAAGACCAACCGGCGAACGGTCCTGGCCCTGGCGGCGGGCGCGACCCTAGCGCTTGGCGCAAAGGGATCAAGTGTTTTCGCCCAGGCGTCGGGCTTTGCCGGCAAGATGGGGCCGTTCAAGGCGCATCGCGAGCCGGTGCGCCCGCCGGAAATTTCGTTCCAGGATGCCGACGGGCGTACGCTCGGGCTCGGCGATTTTCGCGGCCGCGTCGTGGTGCTGAACTATTGGGCGACATGGTGCGCGCCGTGCGTGGAAGAGATGCCGTCGCTCGACCGTCTGCAGGCGCAGATGGGCAAAGCGGGTGTGGCTGTGCTGGCGATCTCGGTCGATCGCGGCGGGATGCGCCAAGTCGCACCGTTTTTCGCGGCCAATACGCTTGCCAATCTGCCCGTCTATCTCGATCCGTCGGGGGCTTCGATGCGCGCCTTTGCAGTGCGCGGTCTGCCGACCACGATCGTGATCGACCCCGACGGGTTCGAGCGCGGGCGGCTCGAGGGGGCGGCTGCGTGGGATAGCCCCGCCGCCGAGCGCTTGCTGCGTCAGTATTTGTCCAAGAACTGA
- the argH gene encoding argininosuccinate lyase: MARPTKTSRPKNKTATKPPANPMWGGRFGVAPDAIMQKINASIDVDRRLYAEDIAGSTAHAKMLARTKILKAKDVAAIVRGLEEVRREIEQGEFLFKTELEDIHMNVESRLADLIGEPAKRLHVARSRNDQVALDFKMWVRAACDRAEAALREFQRALIDKAALHAGTVMPGFTHLQPAQPVTFGHHLMAYVEMAGRDRARFADARRRMNECPLGAAALAGTSFPIDREFTARELGFERPTANSLDSVADRDFALEFLAAAAIAALHLSRLAEEIVFWTGPQFGFARLSDAWTTGSSIMPQKRNPDAAELVRASTGRLLGSFIGLATVMKGLPLTYSKDMQEDKARCFAAADALMLGIGAMTGMIDDISVDAARMKATASAGFTTATDLADWLVRVLGMPFREAHHATGRIVRRAEEKGCDIADLSLADMQAIEPRIDKSVFKVLGVENSVASRTSFGGTAPVNVKRAVAAARRRFL, translated from the coding sequence ATGGCCCGCCCGACAAAGACTTCCCGCCCTAAAAACAAAACCGCCACGAAGCCCCCCGCCAACCCAATGTGGGGCGGGCGCTTCGGCGTCGCCCCCGACGCGATCATGCAGAAGATCAATGCGTCGATCGACGTCGACCGGCGGCTCTATGCCGAAGACATTGCGGGCTCGACTGCGCACGCCAAGATGCTGGCGCGCACGAAGATCCTGAAGGCCAAGGACGTCGCCGCGATCGTGCGCGGCCTCGAAGAAGTACGCCGCGAAATCGAGCAAGGCGAATTCCTGTTCAAGACCGAGCTCGAAGACATCCACATGAACGTCGAATCGCGGTTGGCCGACCTGATCGGGGAACCCGCCAAGCGGCTGCATGTGGCGCGCTCGCGCAACGACCAGGTCGCTCTCGACTTCAAAATGTGGGTGCGCGCGGCGTGCGACCGCGCAGAAGCGGCGTTGCGCGAATTCCAGCGCGCGCTTATCGACAAAGCCGCCCTCCATGCGGGCACGGTCATGCCGGGCTTCACGCATCTGCAGCCCGCCCAGCCCGTCACGTTCGGCCACCATCTGATGGCCTATGTCGAAATGGCGGGCCGCGACCGCGCGCGTTTTGCCGATGCGCGCCGCCGCATGAACGAATGCCCGCTGGGGGCCGCTGCCCTTGCCGGCACTTCGTTCCCGATCGACCGCGAGTTTACAGCGCGCGAGCTGGGCTTCGAGCGGCCGACCGCCAACTCGCTCGACAGCGTGGCCGATCGCGATTTCGCCCTCGAGTTTCTGGCCGCAGCCGCGATCGCGGCCTTGCATCTGTCGCGGCTCGCCGAAGAAATCGTGTTCTGGACCGGCCCGCAATTCGGCTTCGCGCGCCTGTCGGATGCATGGACGACCGGCTCCTCGATCATGCCGCAGAAGCGCAATCCGGACGCAGCCGAACTCGTGCGCGCCTCCACGGGTCGCCTGCTCGGCTCGTTCATCGGGCTTGCCACCGTCATGAAGGGGCTGCCGCTCACCTATTCCAAAGACATGCAGGAAGACAAAGCGCGCTGCTTTGCCGCCGCCGACGCGCTGATGCTTGGGATCGGCGCTATGACCGGCATGATCGACGACATCTCGGTCGATGCCGCGCGCATGAAGGCAACGGCAAGTGCGGGCTTCACGACCGCGACCGACTTGGCCGACTGGCTCGTGCGCGTGCTCGGCATGCCGTTCCGCGAGGCGCATCACGCGACGGGCCGCATCGTGCGCCGGGCCGAGGAAAAAGGCTGCGACATCGCCGATCTTTCGCTCGCCGACATGCAGGCGATCGAACCGCGCATCGACAAGTCGGTGTTCAAAGTTCTGGGCGTGGAAAACTCCGTCGCCAGCCGCACGAGTTTCGGCGGTACGGCACCCGTCAATGTCAAGAGAGCCGTGGCAGCGGCGCGCCGGAGGTTCCTGTGA
- a CDS encoding lipoprotein: MKRLLTALLALALVFAVAACGRKADPEAPANVDPRFPRAYPGNAPRAPAPAPTIDDNFIPRTTP; encoded by the coding sequence GTGAAGCGTCTGCTCACGGCTCTTCTGGCCCTGGCGCTGGTGTTCGCCGTCGCTGCGTGCGGCCGCAAAGCCGATCCGGAAGCGCCGGCCAATGTCGATCCGCGTTTTCCGCGCGCCTATCCCGGCAACGCGCCACGCGCACCGGCACCGGCCCCCACCATCGACGACAATTTCATCCCGAGAACAACGCCATGA
- the lysA gene encoding diaminopimelate decarboxylase → MNIGFTRKNAALYCDGLAVSKLAAEYGTPLWLYSQSVLEARYKLFAASLADLKPTICYALKANSNQAVIATFAKLGAGADIVSAGELLRALQAGVPPHKIVFAGVGKSAEEMALALDAGILQFNVESGEELARLSAVAQAQHGVARVALRVNPNVDAKTHKKITTGKTENKFGIEIAHAMALAEQARSLKGIAIEAISTHIGSQITDVTPYRAAFKRMADMATALRAQGHALKRIDFGGGLGVVYKDETPPDLKAYASAVRAAVKGLGLDLIVEPGRWLVADAGALVARVEYVKKGSAKSFAILDAAMNDLIRPTLYEAWMPIEPVAAPRKGKKRLYDVVGPVCESGDFFAHDRLLPLLDQGDLVAVRQAGAYGAVMSSTYNARPLAPEVLVKGKRHAAVRARQTLAELIGQDALAPWQTKPKPKR, encoded by the coding sequence ATGAACATCGGCTTTACGCGCAAAAACGCTGCCCTTTACTGCGACGGGCTGGCGGTCTCCAAACTCGCCGCCGAGTACGGCACGCCCTTGTGGCTCTACAGCCAGTCGGTGCTGGAAGCGCGCTACAAGCTGTTTGCGGCGAGCTTGGCCGATCTCAAGCCCACCATCTGCTATGCGCTCAAAGCCAACTCGAACCAGGCCGTGATCGCCACCTTCGCGAAACTGGGGGCGGGTGCGGACATCGTGTCGGCGGGCGAATTGCTGCGCGCGCTGCAGGCGGGCGTGCCGCCGCACAAGATCGTGTTTGCAGGCGTGGGCAAGTCGGCCGAGGAAATGGCGCTCGCCCTCGATGCCGGCATTCTCCAATTCAACGTCGAATCGGGCGAGGAACTCGCACGCCTGTCGGCGGTGGCGCAGGCCCAGCATGGCGTTGCGCGCGTGGCCTTGCGCGTCAATCCGAACGTCGATGCCAAGACGCACAAGAAGATCACGACCGGTAAAACCGAAAACAAATTCGGTATCGAAATCGCGCATGCAATGGCGCTTGCCGAACAAGCGCGTAGCCTCAAAGGCATCGCCATCGAGGCGATCTCGACGCATATCGGCAGCCAGATCACGGACGTGACCCCCTATCGCGCGGCCTTCAAACGCATGGCGGACATGGCAACGGCCTTGCGCGCGCAAGGACATGCACTGAAGCGCATCGATTTCGGCGGCGGGCTCGGTGTCGTCTACAAGGACGAAACGCCGCCCGATCTCAAGGCCTATGCGTCGGCCGTGCGTGCGGCTGTGAAGGGCTTGGGCCTCGACCTGATCGTCGAACCCGGGCGCTGGCTCGTGGCCGATGCGGGCGCGCTCGTCGCGCGCGTCGAATACGTCAAAAAAGGCTCGGCCAAGAGCTTCGCCATTCTCGATGCGGCGATGAACGATCTCATCCGACCCACGCTCTACGAAGCCTGGATGCCGATCGAACCGGTCGCAGCTCCGCGCAAAGGCAAAAAGCGCCTCTACGACGTGGTGGGGCCTGTCTGCGAGTCCGGCGACTTTTTCGCGCATGACCGGCTGCTGCCGCTGCTCGACCAGGGCGATCTTGTGGCCGTGCGCCAGGCGGGTGCTTACGGTGCCGTGATGTCGTCGACCTACAATGCGCGCCCGCTCGCCCCCGAAGTGCTTGTGAAGGGCAAACGGCACGCAGCCGTGCGCGCGCGCCAGACGCTGGCCGAGCTCATCGGCCAGGATGCGCTTGCACCCTGGCAGACCAAGCCCAAACCCAAGCGCTAG